A single window of Lysobacter oculi DNA harbors:
- a CDS encoding dicarboxylate/amino acid:cation symporter, which translates to MNNDATQKKRLPLHWKMAIGFAAGLVLGLIAHALGGADLPWVKALTDYVTQPVGTLFLRLIFMLVIPLLFSALVMGVAEMGDVRALGRVGWKTLGYTIIASGIAVLLGLVLVNVLKPGAGVDPVAAQQMLAQGSERASAIVGSSSEQPKGLDMLVSIVPDNVVKAAAENTILAVMFFALMLGIGLVLTRSKATQTLLSGIQGLFEVSMTLIGLVIRLAPYAVFCFMFNLAALFGWDLLRSLGAYVGVVVLALAIHMFVVYSLMLKFLGGWSPARFFKGSQEAMVMAFSTASSNATLPVSLRVAEDKLKLPRKISRFVLTVGATANQNGTALFEGVTVLFLAQFFGVDLTLMQQVTVMFVCILGGIGTAGVPAGSLPVVALICGMVGVPPEGIGLILGVDRFLDMCRTTLNVTGDLMLAAVVSKGENDDAVPESALEDLG; encoded by the coding sequence ATGAACAACGACGCCACGCAGAAAAAACGCCTGCCCTTGCACTGGAAGATGGCGATCGGTTTCGCCGCCGGCCTGGTGCTGGGCCTGATCGCGCATGCGCTCGGCGGTGCCGACCTGCCGTGGGTGAAGGCGCTGACCGACTACGTCACCCAGCCCGTCGGCACGCTGTTCCTGCGGCTCATCTTCATGCTGGTGATCCCGCTGCTGTTCTCGGCGCTGGTGATGGGCGTGGCCGAGATGGGCGATGTGCGCGCGCTCGGGCGCGTGGGCTGGAAGACGCTGGGCTACACCATCATCGCGAGCGGCATCGCGGTGCTGCTGGGCCTGGTGCTGGTCAATGTATTGAAGCCGGGCGCGGGCGTGGACCCGGTGGCCGCGCAGCAGATGCTGGCGCAGGGCTCCGAACGCGCCAGCGCGATCGTCGGCAGCAGCAGCGAGCAGCCGAAGGGCCTCGACATGCTGGTGTCGATCGTGCCGGACAACGTGGTCAAGGCCGCCGCCGAGAACACCATCCTCGCCGTCATGTTCTTCGCGCTGATGCTCGGCATCGGCCTGGTGCTGACGCGCAGCAAGGCCACGCAGACGCTGCTGTCCGGCATCCAGGGCCTGTTCGAGGTGTCGATGACGCTGATCGGCCTGGTCATCCGCCTCGCGCCGTACGCGGTGTTCTGCTTCATGTTCAACCTGGCCGCGCTGTTCGGCTGGGACCTGCTGCGCTCGCTCGGCGCCTATGTCGGCGTGGTCGTGCTGGCGTTGGCGATCCACATGTTCGTGGTCTATTCGCTGATGCTGAAGTTCCTCGGCGGCTGGTCGCCGGCACGGTTCTTCAAGGGCTCGCAGGAAGCGATGGTGATGGCGTTCTCCACCGCCTCCAGCAACGCGACGTTGCCGGTCTCGCTGCGCGTGGCGGAAGACAAGCTCAAGCTGCCGCGCAAGATCTCGCGCTTCGTGCTCACGGTCGGTGCCACCGCCAACCAGAATGGCACGGCGCTGTTCGAAGGCGTGACGGTGCTGTTCCTCGCCCAGTTCTTCGGCGTGGACCTGACGCTGATGCAGCAGGTGACGGTGATGTTCGTCTGCATCCTCGGTGGCATCGGCACCGCCGGCGTGCCGGCCGGCTCGCTGCCGGTGGTGGCGTTGATCTGCGGGATGGTGGGCGTGCCGCCGGAAGGCATCGGCCTGATCCTCGGCGTGGACCGCTTCCTCGACATGTGCCGCACCACGCTCAACGTGACCGGCGACCTGATGCTGGCCGCGGTGGTGTCGAAGGGCGAGAACGACGACGCGGTGCCGGAATCGGCGCTGGAGGACCTGGGCTGA
- a CDS encoding BlaI/MecI/CopY family transcriptional regulator: MQISEAESVVMEILWARHPRTSEEVVAALADAQDWQEATIKTLLNRLLNKGAINAERDGRRYLYAPVLRREDWVLEESGSLLDRLFDGRVAPLVAHFSQHKKLSKADVAELRRLIEELGDGRD; the protein is encoded by the coding sequence ATGCAGATCAGCGAAGCCGAATCGGTGGTGATGGAAATCCTCTGGGCGCGCCACCCGCGCACGTCCGAGGAGGTGGTGGCCGCCCTGGCCGATGCCCAGGACTGGCAGGAAGCCACCATCAAGACCCTGCTCAACCGCCTGCTCAACAAGGGCGCGATCAATGCCGAGCGCGATGGCCGCCGCTACCTGTACGCGCCGGTGCTGCGGCGCGAGGACTGGGTGCTGGAAGAAAGCGGCAGCCTGCTCGACCGCCTGTTCGATGGCCGGGTCGCGCCGCTGGTCGCGCATTTCTCGCAACACAAGAAACTGTCGAAGGCCGATGTCGCCGAACTGCGGCGGCTGATCGAGGAGCTGGGCGATGGACGCGACTGA
- a CDS encoding M56 family metallopeptidase, translating to MDATDLLSKLWLATWTSSAAMLAVCLLRAPVRRHFGAGAAYGLWWLVPAALLANLLPGRTRVIDLPTVLQAPSRIEAAPFAAVDLPTGWDVEPWLLAAWALGACALAAWFHWQQTRFERGLGRLECVDADARLWRAEHAAGLPALVGLWRPVIVLPADIGERFDARQRELMVLHERIHLRRGDAWINAFAALLRALFWFNPLAHLCASRLRHDQELACDARILAAQPGSARPYAEAMLKAQAIAHPLPLGCHWGATHPLKERIMQMTQKMPARGWQRAGVALVVAGIAATGFAAWSAQPERFVMAPAKQSQAQPPAVAVMPRTRSVQVSQSSDRPADIELAIQLQVDGGKPSELVIATAANQSFTATTGSASGQLTLQGRVEPVTHQGQPAYRTSLQLFRNGTAQPLANPVLIVSPGKEARVQVGEEVRGGGFKGIDLHLRVGPLSAETRGVIDEAEKAAAEAGRAADEAARDAEAAARDAAAAAEEASRHAELAAGQAERDARHAADEAMSDAEQAAREAEAQAREAERAARDAARRAQAGTSLHFNVVPAPPVPPSPPAVPRMPAPVPAVAPPASPSPPRVPTMARMPAPPALPAPPAPPHAAASVDSYPSAIKAGGRAASSAEISRYKLANGYRWVRVDGIARPGLHIESTVFVMPDGHAKGPMFAGFDR from the coding sequence ATGGACGCGACTGACCTGCTGTCGAAACTCTGGCTGGCCACCTGGACCAGCAGCGCGGCGATGCTCGCCGTCTGCCTGCTGCGCGCGCCGGTGCGCCGCCATTTCGGGGCCGGCGCCGCCTACGGGCTGTGGTGGCTGGTGCCGGCGGCACTCTTGGCCAACCTGTTGCCGGGCCGCACCCGCGTCATCGACCTGCCGACCGTGCTGCAGGCCCCGTCCAGGATCGAGGCCGCGCCCTTCGCCGCCGTCGATCTGCCGACGGGCTGGGATGTCGAACCGTGGCTGCTCGCCGCGTGGGCGCTGGGTGCGTGCGCATTGGCGGCCTGGTTCCATTGGCAACAGACGCGCTTCGAGCGCGGGCTGGGCCGGCTGGAATGCGTCGATGCCGATGCACGGCTGTGGCGTGCCGAACATGCGGCCGGGCTGCCGGCGCTGGTGGGGCTGTGGCGGCCGGTGATCGTGCTGCCGGCCGACATCGGCGAACGCTTCGATGCCCGCCAGCGCGAGCTGATGGTCCTGCACGAGCGCATCCACCTGCGTCGTGGCGACGCCTGGATCAATGCCTTCGCCGCGCTGCTCCGCGCCCTGTTCTGGTTCAACCCGCTGGCCCACCTGTGCGCCAGCCGCCTGCGCCACGACCAGGAGCTGGCCTGCGACGCCCGCATCCTGGCCGCCCAACCCGGCAGCGCGCGGCCCTACGCCGAAGCGATGCTGAAGGCGCAGGCCATCGCCCATCCCTTGCCCCTCGGTTGTCACTGGGGCGCGACCCATCCCCTGAAGGAACGCATCATGCAGATGACGCAGAAAATGCCCGCCCGCGGCTGGCAACGTGCCGGCGTGGCGCTGGTCGTGGCCGGTATCGCGGCCACCGGTTTCGCGGCCTGGTCGGCGCAGCCCGAACGCTTCGTGATGGCGCCGGCCAAACAGTCGCAGGCGCAGCCCCCGGCGGTCGCGGTGATGCCGCGCACGCGCTCGGTGCAGGTCTCGCAGTCATCCGACAGGCCGGCCGACATCGAACTGGCCATACAGCTGCAGGTCGATGGCGGCAAGCCGAGCGAACTGGTGATCGCCACCGCCGCCAATCAATCCTTCACCGCGACCACCGGCAGCGCCTCGGGCCAACTCACCCTGCAGGGCCGCGTGGAACCGGTGACTCACCAGGGCCAGCCGGCCTACCGCACTTCGCTGCAGCTGTTCCGCAATGGCACCGCGCAGCCGCTGGCGAACCCGGTGTTGATCGTGAGTCCGGGCAAGGAGGCGCGCGTGCAGGTGGGTGAGGAAGTACGAGGCGGCGGCTTCAAGGGCATCGACCTGCACCTGCGCGTCGGGCCGTTGAGCGCCGAAACGCGCGGGGTGATCGATGAAGCCGAAAAGGCCGCGGCCGAAGCCGGACGCGCCGCCGACGAAGCCGCCCGTGACGCCGAGGCCGCCGCCCGCGATGCCGCCGCCGCCGCGGAGGAAGCCAGCCGCCACGCCGAGCTCGCCGCCGGGCAGGCCGAGCGCGACGCACGGCACGCCGCCGACGAGGCCATGAGCGATGCCGAACAGGCCGCCCGCGAAGCCGAAGCGCAGGCCCGCGAGGCCGAGCGCGCGGCACGTGATGCGGCCCGCCGTGCCCAGGCCGGCACATCGCTCCACTTCAATGTCGTGCCGGCGCCGCCGGTGCCGCCGTCACCGCCGGCCGTGCCGCGCATGCCGGCCCCTGTGCCCGCCGTCGCGCCGCCCGCGTCCCCGTCGCCCCCGCGTGTCCCCACCATGGCGCGCATGCCCGCGCCCCCCGCGTTGCCCGCGCCGCCGGCCCCGCCGCATGCGGCCGCTTCGGTGGACAGCTACCCGTCCGCGATCAAGGCCGGTGGCCGCGCGGCCAGCAGTGCGGAGATCAGCCGCTACAAGCTGGCGAACGGCTACCGCTGGGTGCGTGTCGACGGCATCGCGCGGCCGGGCCTGCACATCGAAAGCACTGTCTTCGTGATGCCGGACGGCCACGCCAAGGGCCCGATGTTCGCCGGCTTCGATCGCTGA
- a CDS encoding acetyl-CoA hydrolase/transferase C-terminal domain-containing protein — translation MHASLLSLEQAVTALLARIEGPLRIATPLGLGKPNRLVNALYDHCTAHAERALHLYTALSLDPPGGGSDLEKRFLAPFVERLYGQDYPRLKYVSAMRRDALPANIEVEEFYFQSGAMLHSRQAQRRYASLNYTQVADALADRGINCIVQRVAAREGDARLSLSSNTDLTTDTLAALARAGLPRPLMVAEIDPMLPWIGQHALVDAGFFDLVVEAPASPPKLFALPRQPVGDIDHAIGLYASTLVRDGGTLQIGIGALADALSHALVLRHTDNARYRAVLRALDPGIDTHPLVQRWGGLDPFEHGLYGCSEMINEGFRVLAERGVLKRRVLDDLPLMQRIAEGSASAGDHARLAEHGDYLRGAFYLGSPAFYDWLRGLDEATASGIDMRAVGEINALSRDNEALERLQRRDGRFFNTCMMASALGAATSDALEDGRVVSGVGGQYNFVSMAHELDDGRSVLMLRATRESAGKVNGNIVWDYGHTTIARHLRDVYITEYGIADVRGKVDEDVVMAMCGIADTLDQAALVEAAKRGLKLDEGFSAPDAWSRNTAAQVREALAPFRADGTLPDYPLGSDFTEVEQRLVKALSRLKSATATPVGKLRAVASALFTAGGTRDEEAMKRMGLDAPRGLKQRLYARLLAKALQAGTRDAR, via the coding sequence GCCCGCTCCGCATCGCCACGCCGCTCGGTCTCGGCAAGCCCAACCGGCTGGTCAACGCGTTGTACGACCACTGCACCGCCCATGCCGAGCGCGCCCTGCATCTCTACACCGCGCTGTCGCTGGACCCGCCCGGCGGCGGCAGCGATCTGGAGAAGCGCTTCCTGGCGCCGTTCGTCGAGCGCCTCTACGGCCAGGACTATCCACGCCTGAAGTACGTGTCGGCGATGCGGCGCGACGCGCTCCCGGCCAACATCGAGGTCGAGGAGTTCTACTTCCAGTCCGGCGCCATGCTGCATTCGCGGCAGGCACAACGCCGCTACGCCAGCCTCAACTACACCCAGGTGGCCGATGCGCTGGCCGACCGCGGCATCAACTGCATCGTGCAGCGGGTGGCCGCGCGCGAAGGCGATGCGCGGCTGTCGCTGTCGTCCAACACCGACCTCACCACCGACACGCTCGCGGCGCTGGCGCGCGCCGGCTTGCCTCGGCCGCTGATGGTGGCGGAGATCGACCCGATGCTGCCGTGGATCGGCCAGCACGCGTTGGTCGATGCCGGCTTCTTCGACCTCGTGGTGGAAGCACCGGCATCGCCGCCGAAGCTGTTCGCGCTGCCGCGGCAGCCGGTGGGCGACATCGACCACGCCATCGGCCTGTACGCCAGCACGCTGGTGCGCGATGGCGGCACGCTGCAGATCGGCATCGGCGCGCTGGCCGACGCGCTCTCGCACGCGCTGGTGCTGCGCCACACCGACAACGCCAGATACCGTGCGGTGCTGCGTGCGCTGGATCCCGGCATCGACACGCATCCGCTGGTGCAGCGCTGGGGCGGGCTCGATCCGTTCGAGCACGGGCTGTACGGCTGCAGCGAGATGATCAACGAGGGCTTCCGCGTGCTGGCCGAGCGCGGCGTGCTGAAGCGCCGGGTGCTGGACGACCTGCCGCTGATGCAGCGCATCGCCGAGGGCAGCGCGTCAGCCGGCGACCACGCGCGGCTGGCGGAACACGGCGACTACCTGCGTGGCGCGTTCTACCTGGGTTCGCCGGCGTTCTACGACTGGCTGCGCGGGCTGGATGAAGCGACGGCCAGCGGCATCGACATGCGCGCGGTCGGCGAGATCAACGCGCTGAGCCGCGACAACGAAGCGCTGGAACGGCTGCAACGGCGCGACGGCCGCTTCTTCAACACCTGCATGATGGCCAGCGCGCTCGGTGCCGCCACCTCCGACGCGCTGGAGGATGGACGCGTCGTCTCGGGCGTGGGCGGTCAGTACAACTTCGTGTCGATGGCGCACGAACTCGACGACGGCCGCTCCGTGCTGATGCTGCGCGCCACCCGCGAATCCGCTGGCAAGGTCAACGGCAACATCGTCTGGGACTACGGCCACACCACCATCGCGCGCCACCTGCGCGACGTCTACATCACCGAATACGGCATCGCCGACGTGCGCGGCAAGGTGGACGAGGATGTGGTGATGGCGATGTGCGGCATCGCCGACACCCTCGACCAGGCGGCACTGGTCGAGGCGGCCAAGCGCGGATTGAAGCTGGACGAAGGCTTCAGCGCGCCTGACGCGTGGTCACGCAACACGGCGGCGCAGGTGCGCGAAGCGCTGGCCCCGTTCCGCGCCGACGGCACCCTGCCCGACTATCCGCTCGGCAGCGATTTCACCGAGGTCGAGCAGCGGCTGGTCAAGGCGCTGTCGCGGCTGAAGTCCGCCACCGCCACGCCCGTGGGCAAGCTGCGCGCCGTGGCTTCCGCGCTGTTCACCGCCGGCGGCACGCGCGATGAGGAAGCGATGAAGCGGATGGGGCTGGATGCGCCGCGCGGCCTCAAGCAGCGCCTGTATGCGCGGTTGCTGGCGAAGGCCTTGCAGGCGGGCACGCGCGACGCTCGCTGA